Part of the Pirellulaceae bacterium genome is shown below.
TAATTAGCCGCTCGTTCTACCAGTTTGGAGACCCGATCAGTGCTAAAGGTAGAGAGTCGATTGAAACACCGAATGACCGATTCCTGTGAATTGAAACGGGTTAGGAGTCATCTTTTCGGGGGACTGGTCCTTGTCAGCGGACTGGTATTGTTACTGTTTGATACTACCGGTCACGCGGACGAATTCGAAGCGGTGTCACTGTTTGATGGCAAGACACTCGAAAACTGGGACGGCGATCCAAGATTCTGGCAGGTAGAGAATAATGCGATCACCGGGACGACAACCGCGGATAAGGCACTGTCACGCAGCACGTATTTGATTTGGCGCGGCAAGGCCTTTGATGATTTCAAGATGACCTTCGAATATCGCATCATCGGCGGCAACAGCGGTGTTCATTTTCGCAGTCGAGAAGTCTCGAAATGGCAGGCCGAAGGTTATCAAGCTGATATCTCCGATTGG
Proteins encoded:
- a CDS encoding DUF1080 domain-containing protein; this encodes MTDSCELKRVRSHLFGGLVLVSGLVLLLFDTTGHADEFEAVSLFDGKTLENWDGDPRFWQVENNAITGTTTADKALSRSTYLIWRGKAFDDFKMTFEYRIIGGNSGVHFRSREVSKWQAEGYQADISDWEDYTGVFYASHRAQLAFRGESVAIDEDGTKNVTKFGDHDDLRKHIKEKEWNRYTAIAKGSHIMLLVNGVMMSQGFDRDREHATRKGIIAIQLHDGPPMKIQIRNIILQQL